The Aeromonas encheleia genomic sequence GAGCTTCGATACAGGGAGCGGCGATCTGACCCTGGACGAGAACACCAAGATCCGGCTCGGGCTTGGTCCGGTCGCGCCCGGCGCCATGACGGCGACGGTGCAGGATGGCGTCATCGCCTTGCAGCTGGCGGCCCCGGACCAGACGGTGCGCATTCCCTTCCGAATCGATCTGAGCAAGCAACCCGAGTCGGCGCTGCAACCAGGACGGCGGCCGCTCTGGCTTTCGGACCCCCAGAGTCTGGATGGCATGGCGATTTTTGGCATCGGTCGCGGCAATGACAGAATTATTTATCGGCGTGAGGTGATGCCCTGAAATTGATCTGTCGATGAGGATCGGGACCGTTTGGCCTGAGCTTGAGACTTATCTCCTTGTTTCGTAGAGTTTGTCTGCCTGAGCGGGTGAGTGATGACTCGCATTTTTGTCGCGCTTGATTGATTGGCGACAGTTTGAGCGCTTGCCCATTGAGGTGGGCATTGGTAAAGTTAGCCGGTTTTATGCACCTCCAAATTCTTAGGATTTCCCGTAGCCATGTTCAAAAAGCTCAGAGGCGTCTTTTCCAACGATCTGTCGATCGACTTGGGAACTGCCAACACCCTGATCTACGTAAAAGATCAAGGGATCGTCCTTAACGAACCCTCAGTTGTCGCCATTCGCCAAGAGCGCGGGAACGCCAAATCGGTCGCTGCCGTCGGTCATGCCGCCAAGCAGATGCTGGGTCGTACCCCAGGCAACATCTCCGCCATCCGTCCGATGAAAGACGGCGTCATCGCCGACTTCTACGTGACCGAGAAGATGCTGCAGCACTTCATCAAGCAGGTTCACGACAACAACTATTTCCGCCCCAGCCCCCGTGTGCTGGTGTGCGTGCCGTGCGGCTCCACTCAGGTCGAGCGCCGTGCCATCAAGGAATCCGCACTGGGCGCCGGTGCCCGTGAGGTCTACCTGATCGATGAACCCATGGCTGCCGCCATCGGTGCCGGCCTGCCGGTCTCCGAAGCGACCGGCTCCATGGTGGTGGACATCGGTGGTGGTACCACCGAGGTGGCCATCATCTCCCTGAACGGCGTGGTCTACTCCCAGTCCGTGCGCATCGGTGGCGACAAGTTTGACGAAGCCATCATCAGCTACGTGCGTCGCAACTATGGCAGCCTGATCGGGGAAGCCACCGCCGAGCGCATCAAGCACTCGATCGGCTCCGCCTATCCGGGCGAAGAGGTACGCGAGATCGAGGTGCGTGGTCGCAACCTGGCCGAAGGGGTGCCGCGCAGCTTCACCCTGAACTCCAACGAGATCCTGGAAGCGCTGCAAGAGCCGCTGTCCGGTATTGTCGCCGCCGTCATGGTCGCCCTGGAGCAGTCTCCGCCCGAGCTGGCGTCCGACATCTCCGAGCGCGGCATGGTGCTGACCGGTGGTGGTGCCCTGCTCAAGGACATCGACCGCCTGCTGATGGAAGAGACCGGTATCCCGGTCGTCGTGGCCGAAGATCCGCTCACCTGTGTCGCCCGCGGTGGCGGCAAGGCGCTGGAGCTGATCGATATGCACGGTGGCGATCTGTTCCACTACGAATAAGACCCAAAGCCGGCCAGCGTGCCGGCTCTT encodes the following:
- a CDS encoding rod shape-determining protein; its protein translation is MFKKLRGVFSNDLSIDLGTANTLIYVKDQGIVLNEPSVVAIRQERGNAKSVAAVGHAAKQMLGRTPGNISAIRPMKDGVIADFYVTEKMLQHFIKQVHDNNYFRPSPRVLVCVPCGSTQVERRAIKESALGAGAREVYLIDEPMAAAIGAGLPVSEATGSMVVDIGGGTTEVAIISLNGVVYSQSVRIGGDKFDEAIISYVRRNYGSLIGEATAERIKHSIGSAYPGEEVREIEVRGRNLAEGVPRSFTLNSNEILEALQEPLSGIVAAVMVALEQSPPELASDISERGMVLTGGGALLKDIDRLLMEETGIPVVVAEDPLTCVARGGGKALELIDMHGGDLFHYE